In Neisseriaceae bacterium CLB008, one genomic interval encodes:
- the mscL gene encoding large-conductance mechanosensitive channel protein MscL, whose protein sequence is MSFVKEFRDFAMRGNVIDLAVGVVIGGAFSGIVKSLVDDVIMPPIGYVLGGVDFSNLFFTIKEGATVAGPYPSVAAAQAAGAVTLNIGLFINALISFLIVAFAIFMLIKAINKITHAQKKEAELAPAPETKECPRCLSSDIPVKATRCSHCTSDL, encoded by the coding sequence ATGTCTTTTGTTAAAGAGTTTCGCGATTTCGCCATGCGTGGCAACGTTATTGATTTAGCAGTGGGTGTGGTGATCGGTGGCGCATTCAGCGGCATCGTGAAATCACTGGTGGACGATGTCATCATGCCACCTATTGGCTATGTCCTCGGCGGCGTGGATTTTTCCAATCTGTTTTTCACCATTAAAGAAGGCGCCACGGTCGCTGGCCCCTATCCTTCCGTTGCCGCCGCTCAGGCAGCCGGTGCCGTTACCCTAAACATTGGTCTCTTTATCAATGCCCTCATCAGCTTCTTAATCGTGGCCTTCGCCATTTTCATGCTGATTAAGGCCATCAATAAAATCACCCATGCCCAGAAAAAAGAAGCCGAACTGGCGCCAGCGCCCGAAACCAAAGAATGCCCTCGCTGCCTTTCTAGCGACATTCCGGTCAAGGCCACTCGCTGTTCACACTGTACTTCTGACCTATAA
- a CDS encoding helix-hairpin-helix domain-containing protein: MPFSDQDKTALLALKGVGPTIIKRLEEMGFHDLAALSQANVADITQMASEITGSTCWRNSPQAKAAIASVINYAKSQI; this comes from the coding sequence ATGCCCTTTTCTGATCAAGACAAAACCGCCCTGCTGGCCCTTAAAGGCGTCGGCCCTACCATCATCAAACGCCTAGAAGAAATGGGCTTTCACGATTTGGCTGCGCTTAGTCAGGCCAATGTGGCCGACATCACCCAAATGGCGTCTGAAATCACGGGTTCTACCTGCTGGCGCAACAGTCCTCAGGCCAAGGCTGCTATAGCCTCTGTAATAAATTATGCAAAAAGTCAGATTTAA
- the fabI gene encoding enoyl-ACP reductase FabI, whose protein sequence is MGFLQGKKILITGMISERSIAHGIAKACHEQGAELAFTYVVDKLEERVRKMAAEFGSDLVFRCDVQNDDEITALFTDLAKHWDGLDGLVHAIAFAPRESLNGDFLDSLSREAFQVSHDVSSYSFPALAKAARPMMRGRKSSLLALTYLGAVRAIPNYNVMGLAKASLEASIRFTAAAVGKDGIRCNGISAGPIKTLAASGIANFGKLLSHVAEQNPLGRNVTTEEVGNVAAFLMSDLASGVTGEITYVDGGYSVNALSVPEEQ, encoded by the coding sequence ATGGGCTTTTTGCAAGGCAAAAAAATCTTAATCACCGGTATGATTTCAGAGCGTTCTATTGCGCATGGCATCGCCAAAGCGTGTCATGAACAAGGGGCTGAATTGGCCTTCACCTACGTGGTAGATAAATTAGAAGAACGCGTGCGCAAAATGGCCGCCGAGTTTGGTTCTGATTTGGTGTTCCGCTGCGACGTTCAGAACGACGACGAAATCACCGCCCTATTCACCGACCTCGCCAAGCACTGGGATGGTCTGGACGGCCTGGTTCACGCCATTGCGTTTGCACCGCGTGAATCACTTAACGGCGACTTCCTAGACAGCCTCAGCCGCGAAGCTTTCCAAGTGTCTCACGATGTGTCTAGCTACAGCTTCCCAGCCTTGGCTAAGGCCGCTCGCCCGATGATGCGAGGCCGTAAATCCTCACTATTGGCCTTAACCTACCTAGGCGCCGTACGCGCCATTCCGAACTACAACGTCATGGGTTTGGCCAAAGCCAGCTTAGAAGCCTCGATTCGCTTCACCGCTGCCGCAGTCGGTAAAGACGGCATTCGCTGTAATGGCATTTCTGCTGGCCCGATTAAAACCTTGGCCGCCTCTGGCATCGCCAACTTTGGTAAATTATTGAGCCACGTAGCCGAACAAAACCCATTGGGCCGCAACGTGACCACTGAAGAAGTCGGCAACGTAGCCGCCTTCTTGATGTCTGACTTAGCCTCTGGCGTCACCGGTGAAATCACCTATGTTGACGGTGGCTACAGCGTCAATGCCTTAAGCGTGCCTGAAGAACAGTAA
- a CDS encoding lytic transglycosylase domain-containing protein: MKTHLLYALLLATLVVAGCSSSTKPITKPRPNQVSTAYNYNHQNHVLSYQDPEYDRLEMMVGLELNIDPRLIGAIRVAGERSNANQISRSGARTVYQILPKTRAALIKLYKVDPYQSSYHAALGAGYLLKENLIRNQGNVDAAVGEYNSGLYRENWTQSTQNYRQRVQQYLNQL; the protein is encoded by the coding sequence ATGAAAACACACTTATTATATGCACTATTACTGGCCACTTTAGTGGTTGCAGGCTGTTCATCATCAACCAAGCCGATCACTAAACCCCGCCCGAACCAAGTCTCAACTGCCTATAACTACAACCATCAAAATCACGTCTTGTCTTATCAAGACCCTGAATACGACCGCTTAGAAATGATGGTGGGGCTAGAGCTGAACATAGACCCCCGCTTAATTGGCGCCATCCGTGTGGCGGGCGAGCGCTCTAACGCCAACCAAATCTCACGCTCTGGCGCCCGCACCGTCTACCAAATTCTGCCCAAAACCCGCGCCGCCTTAATTAAGTTGTATAAAGTTGATCCATATCAATCTTCCTATCATGCCGCACTTGGCGCCGGCTATTTATTAAAAGAGAATCTGATTCGTAATCAGGGCAACGTTGATGCGGCCGTCGGTGAATACAACAGCGGCCTGTATCGAGAAAACTGGACCCAATCTACGCAGAATTATCGCCAGCGGGTGCAGCAATACCTCAACCAGCTGTAA
- the yddG gene encoding aromatic amino acid DMT transporter YddG translates to MPTSSTKATLYGLIAILLWSTVVGMIRSVSEHFGPIGGAALIYTVGSIGLLLVLGRPRLSQFPKAYLWLGSLLFVAYELCLSLSLGFADNRHQAIEVSMLNYLWPCFTLVLALILNRQKIRWWLYPGILLSLFGIGWILSGEGSWSPQNMLANVISNPLSYGLAFSGAVIWAIYCNLTQRLAKGHNGITFFFMLTALALWIQYGSSHEPALHVNWSGAIAVGFAGAAMACANGLWNVGMLRGNLTLLATASYFTPVLSTFFAATLLSQSLSWTFWQGVLMVTLGSLLCWLATRSPAPTPPIKP, encoded by the coding sequence ATGCCGACGTCGAGCACCAAAGCCACCCTTTACGGCTTAATCGCCATTTTACTGTGGAGCACCGTAGTGGGCATGATCCGCAGCGTCAGTGAGCATTTTGGCCCTATTGGTGGCGCAGCGCTGATCTACACCGTGGGCAGCATTGGCTTATTGCTCGTCCTAGGTCGCCCAAGGCTCAGCCAATTTCCTAAAGCCTATCTCTGGCTTGGCAGCCTTCTCTTTGTCGCTTATGAGCTGTGTTTGTCGCTATCGCTTGGCTTTGCCGACAATCGCCATCAGGCCATTGAGGTCAGCATGCTGAACTATTTATGGCCCTGCTTTACCCTCGTGCTGGCCCTCATACTCAACCGTCAAAAAATACGCTGGTGGCTCTACCCTGGTATCCTGCTGTCGCTGTTTGGCATTGGCTGGATTCTCAGCGGTGAAGGCAGTTGGTCGCCACAAAACATGTTGGCCAACGTCATCAGCAACCCCTTAAGCTATGGCCTCGCCTTTAGCGGCGCCGTCATCTGGGCCATCTACTGCAACCTTACTCAACGTCTGGCAAAGGGCCACAATGGCATCACCTTCTTCTTTATGTTGACTGCCCTGGCCCTGTGGATACAATATGGTTCCAGCCACGAACCAGCACTGCACGTTAACTGGTCGGGCGCCATAGCCGTTGGCTTTGCTGGCGCAGCTATGGCCTGCGCCAACGGTCTGTGGAACGTGGGCATGTTGCGCGGCAACCTCACCCTACTGGCCACCGCGTCTTACTTTACGCCGGTGTTGTCTACTTTTTTTGCCGCCACCTTGCTCAGCCAAAGCCTGTCGTGGACGTTTTGGCAAGGCGTACTGATGGTGACGCTAGGCTCACTCTTATGCTGGTTAGCCACTCGTTCGCCCGCTCCCACTCCCCCCATTAAACCTTAA
- the fabG gene encoding 3-oxoacyl-ACP reductase FabG has product MFKLNNQVALVTGGANGIGLGIATVLARAGAKVVIADIDAIAGPQAAAAINGVFKPLNVTDQKACQDVVKEIVAEEGRLDILCSNTGIFPQATLADMTEADWDLMHDVNLKGMFFVVQAALKVMASQGYGRVVITSSITGAVTGFPGWSHYGASKAGQLGFMRSAALEYAKVGVTVNAVMPGNILTAGLQAQGDAYLNQMKAAVPTHTLGTPEDIGHAACFLASKEAAFITGQTIIIDGGQILPESPEALL; this is encoded by the coding sequence ATGTTTAAATTAAATAATCAGGTGGCCTTAGTCACGGGCGGCGCCAACGGCATTGGTTTGGGCATTGCCACCGTATTGGCACGTGCTGGGGCAAAGGTGGTGATTGCCGATATTGACGCGATCGCAGGCCCTCAGGCGGCTGCGGCAATTAATGGGGTATTTAAGCCATTGAACGTCACTGATCAAAAAGCCTGCCAAGACGTGGTCAAAGAGATTGTGGCAGAAGAAGGGCGCTTAGATATTTTGTGTTCGAATACCGGTATTTTCCCGCAGGCCACTTTGGCCGACATGACGGAGGCAGATTGGGATTTAATGCACGACGTTAACCTCAAGGGTATGTTCTTTGTGGTTCAAGCAGCATTAAAAGTAATGGCCTCTCAAGGCTATGGTCGCGTGGTGATTACTTCTTCTATTACCGGGGCCGTGACCGGCTTTCCTGGTTGGAGCCATTATGGTGCGAGTAAGGCTGGCCAGCTCGGCTTTATGCGCAGCGCGGCGCTAGAATATGCCAAGGTGGGGGTTACGGTGAATGCGGTGATGCCGGGCAATATCTTAACCGCTGGCCTACAGGCTCAGGGCGATGCGTATTTAAATCAAATGAAGGCGGCAGTGCCCACCCATACTTTAGGTACGCCAGAGGATATTGGCCATGCAGCCTGCTTCTTAGCCTCTAAAGAGGCCGCATTCATCACCGGCCAAACCATTATTATTGATGGTGGCCAGATTCTGCCTGAGTCGCCAGAAGCCTTGCTGTAA
- a CDS encoding pyruvate, water dikinase regulatory protein, translated as MTQPIRHAFFVSDRTGITSEGLGDALLNQFEQFQFKRTTFPFVDSEEKAREVVRKINEVATQSEKNPLVFSSIVDQATRDLIKSSKATHYDFYDAFITNMENELQAKATRAVGRTHGISNTEAYDARMDAVNFTLNHDDGISSKELQLADVILVGVSRSGKTPTCLYLALQYGIRAANYPLTPDDLDLGSSELPKMLKPYRHKLFGLTIEPARLHQIRTERRPNSKYASIENCRSEVNEAESMFRQHGIEFLSTTHKSVEELAASILQQTGLERRC; from the coding sequence ATGACGCAGCCTATCCGCCACGCTTTTTTTGTCTCCGACCGTACCGGCATTACTTCAGAAGGCCTAGGGGATGCGCTTTTAAATCAGTTTGAACAATTTCAATTTAAAAGAACCACCTTCCCTTTCGTTGATTCTGAAGAAAAAGCCCGTGAAGTCGTGCGTAAAATCAACGAAGTGGCCACCCAAAGCGAAAAGAACCCCTTGGTATTCTCCAGCATCGTAGACCAGGCCACCCGTGATTTAATTAAATCCAGTAAGGCCACTCACTATGACTTTTACGATGCCTTCATCACCAATATGGAAAACGAACTACAGGCCAAAGCCACCCGCGCCGTCGGCCGTACCCACGGCATCAGCAATACAGAAGCCTACGATGCCCGTATGGATGCGGTGAACTTCACCCTCAACCACGACGACGGCATCAGCTCGAAAGAGCTACAGCTGGCCGACGTGATTTTAGTGGGCGTGTCGCGCTCAGGTAAAACCCCAACCTGTTTATACTTAGCCTTACAGTATGGCATTCGCGCCGCTAACTATCCCTTAACCCCTGACGATTTGGATTTAGGCAGCAGCGAGCTGCCGAAAATGCTTAAGCCCTACCGCCACAAGCTGTTTGGCCTCACCATTGAACCGGCACGATTACACCAAATTCGGACTGAGCGTCGCCCAAACTCTAAATACGCCAGTATTGAAAACTGTCGCTCTGAAGTCAACGAAGCGGAATCCATGTTCCGTCAGCACGGCATTGAGTTTCTCAGCACCACGCATAAATCGGTCGAAGAATTGGCCGCCAGCATTTTGCAGCAAACAGGCCTAGAGCGCCGCTGCTAA